A part of Candidatus Deferrimicrobium borealis genomic DNA contains:
- the radA gene encoding DNA repair protein RadA — MAKVKVEFACTACGTSSPKWVGKCPGCGEWNTLVEEVASPSPRQRTTGMPDFPASRPVRLTEVAETASSRTSCGIGEFDRVMGGGVVPASATLLGGDPGIGKSTILLQAARGLARHGKPVLYVSGEESEAQVKLRATRLGVTDAGIYLMSETSLERILSATGELSPGTLIVDSIQTVFSADLPGAPGSVGQVRECAARLTFFGKKAGVSIFLVGHVTKEGAIAGPRVLEHIVDTVLYFEGEKGHPYRILKAVKNRFGSTNEIGVFEMRAEGLTEVADPSGMFLSERSDETSGTLVFPAIEGTRPLLVEVQALVSQSFLAMPRRTTLGVDYNRVILMCAILEKKAGVSLYNQDVFVNVAGGIRVDEPAADLALCCAVAGSFKDRVVPPGTAVFGEVGLGGEVRAVPMAEMRLNEAAKMGFTRVVLPASNAERLGAKFPLELLPVRHVKEALTRAAGK, encoded by the coding sequence GTGGCGAAGGTAAAGGTCGAGTTCGCCTGCACGGCGTGCGGGACCTCCTCTCCCAAGTGGGTGGGGAAGTGCCCGGGGTGCGGGGAGTGGAACACGCTGGTCGAGGAGGTCGCCTCCCCCTCGCCGCGGCAACGAACCACCGGCATGCCCGACTTTCCCGCCTCGCGCCCGGTCCGTCTCACCGAGGTCGCGGAGACCGCCTCGTCGCGAACGTCGTGCGGGATCGGCGAGTTCGACCGGGTGATGGGGGGCGGCGTGGTCCCCGCCTCGGCGACGCTCCTGGGCGGCGACCCGGGGATCGGGAAGTCCACCATCCTCCTCCAGGCGGCGCGGGGTCTTGCGCGGCACGGGAAGCCGGTCCTGTACGTCTCGGGCGAGGAGTCGGAGGCGCAGGTGAAATTGCGCGCCACGCGCCTGGGCGTGACCGACGCCGGCATCTACCTGATGTCGGAAACGTCCCTGGAGCGGATCCTCTCCGCCACCGGGGAGCTCTCCCCCGGGACGCTGATCGTCGACTCGATCCAGACCGTGTTTTCCGCCGATCTTCCCGGGGCGCCGGGTTCCGTCGGCCAGGTGCGGGAGTGCGCCGCGCGGCTCACCTTCTTCGGGAAGAAGGCGGGGGTGTCGATCTTCCTCGTGGGGCACGTGACGAAGGAGGGGGCGATCGCGGGGCCGAGAGTGCTCGAGCACATCGTGGACACCGTCCTCTACTTCGAGGGGGAGAAGGGGCACCCGTACCGGATCCTGAAGGCGGTGAAGAACCGGTTCGGCTCGACGAACGAGATCGGCGTCTTCGAGATGCGCGCCGAGGGGCTGACCGAGGTCGCCGACCCGTCAGGGATGTTCCTCTCCGAACGGTCGGACGAAACGTCGGGGACACTCGTCTTCCCGGCGATCGAGGGGACCCGGCCGCTGCTGGTCGAGGTGCAGGCGCTCGTTTCGCAATCGTTCCTCGCGATGCCGCGCCGCACGACGCTGGGCGTCGACTACAACCGGGTGATCCTGATGTGCGCCATCCTCGAGAAGAAGGCGGGCGTCTCCCTCTACAACCAGGACGTCTTCGTCAACGTGGCGGGCGGGATCCGGGTCGACGAACCGGCGGCCGATCTCGCCCTGTGCTGCGCCGTGGCCGGAAGCTTCAAGGACCGGGTGGTTCCGCCGGGGACGGCGGTGTTCGGCGAGGTAGGCCTGGGGGGCGAAGTGCGCGCTGTGCCGATGGCCGAGATGCGCCTGAACGAAGCCGCCAAGATGGGGTTCACCCGGGTCGTCCTTCCCGCGTCCAACGCCGAACGCCTCGGCGCCAAGTTCCCCCTCGAACTGCTCCCGGTTCGCCACGTGAAGGAGGCGCTTACCCGCGCCGCAGGGAAGTGA
- a CDS encoding peroxidase, producing the protein MFLPEVEQKNTGGAYARLIDGLRAAGHPVPQIMHLFAYKPDRTDFLSRFTQGVMRGPSPLTAGFRELIAAFTSRRNDCLF; encoded by the coding sequence ATGTTTCTACCCGAAGTGGAGCAGAAGAATACCGGCGGCGCGTACGCCCGCCTGATCGACGGGTTGCGCGCAGCGGGACACCCGGTTCCGCAGATCATGCACCTGTTCGCCTACAAGCCGGACCGGACGGATTTCCTGTCGCGGTTCACCCAGGGCGTGATGCGCGGGCCGTCTCCGCTGACCGCCGGGTTCCGCGAGTTGATCGCGGCCTTTACCTCCCGGCGCAACGACTGTCTCTTCTGA
- a CDS encoding peroxidase encodes MLGNRPLVTAVLQDYRTAPISDREKALFAFIEKVNRDSSRIRKEDVAEVKAAGWSEEALYDAISVCALFNFYNTWIDATGVGDMPAAAYAASGERLATFGYVPREPPSK; translated from the coding sequence TTGTTGGGAAATCGCCCGCTGGTCACCGCCGTGCTGCAGGATTATCGAACCGCGCCGATCAGCGATCGGGAGAAGGCGCTGTTCGCATTCATCGAAAAGGTGAACCGGGACTCCAGCCGGATCCGGAAGGAAGACGTGGCGGAGGTGAAGGCCGCGGGCTGGAGCGAGGAGGCGCTGTACGACGCCATCTCCGTGTGCGCGCTCTTCAATTTCTACAATACGTGGATCGACGCCACCGGCGTGGGCGATATGCCGGCCGCCGCCTACGCGGCCTCCGGAGAACGGCTGGCGACGTTCGGCTACGTGCCTCGCGAACCGCCCTCGAAGTGA
- the pabB gene encoding aminodeoxychorismate synthase component I yields MRDRYSYLLRNPVSLLSTSFAFGVPRILEEADCRQREGFAVAGYVSYEAGFSLDAAFPPMDAIEGDFPLVWFGIYPGFLRFDHLLRRWKSSGSVDWPEEERGDPPPPDGCPTDPRFSFTGTEYGNKVEEIRRDIAAGRYYQANLTGNFSFRFPGDPFSLYRRLQAIQPVRYGAFLRTDAGCILSQSPELFFRVRGRRIEVQPMKGTAARGRTEAEDRRAAAALKSDPKNRAENVMIVDLMRNDLGKVCEVGSVRVPRLFEVRRLRTLLQMVSTVSGTLRPGATVSSLFHALFPCGSVTGAPKISAMRALRRLEPSPRGPYTGAIGILLPGGDMAFSVAIRTVTLRNGRARAGAGGGIVWDSDPREEFREACLKGKYLSGTPVSFQLIESFLWSSGTGFRFLPGHLRRLASSARYFGFRFREETVRSALRSALLKEAPASPQKVRLLLARNGEVSVEISPIATILKETGPARVTLSKVIVSSRDPFVRHKTTHRGWRDDALREARADGFDEVIFLNERGEVTGGAITNLFVEAAGGLLTPPAACGLLEGIRRRRVLADRSVRASERILYPEDLRTCRRILLTNSVRGMMPAVLDADGGS; encoded by the coding sequence GTGCGGGACCGGTACTCCTATCTTCTGAGAAATCCCGTTTCCCTCCTTTCGACGTCTTTCGCCTTCGGTGTGCCCCGCATACTGGAGGAGGCGGATTGCCGCCAGAGGGAAGGGTTCGCGGTCGCCGGATACGTTTCGTATGAGGCGGGATTCTCTCTCGATGCGGCGTTCCCTCCCATGGACGCGATCGAGGGCGATTTCCCGCTCGTCTGGTTCGGTATCTACCCCGGATTTCTCCGGTTCGATCACCTTCTTCGCCGCTGGAAATCGTCCGGGTCCGTCGATTGGCCTGAAGAGGAACGCGGCGATCCGCCGCCGCCGGACGGCTGCCCGACCGACCCGCGGTTTTCCTTCACGGGAACGGAATACGGGAACAAGGTGGAGGAGATCCGCCGGGACATCGCGGCAGGCCGGTACTACCAGGCCAATCTCACGGGCAATTTCTCCTTCCGCTTCCCGGGGGATCCTTTCTCCCTGTACAGGCGGCTTCAGGCCATCCAGCCGGTGAGATACGGTGCGTTTCTCCGCACGGACGCCGGGTGCATCCTCTCCCAATCCCCCGAGCTTTTCTTCCGCGTTCGCGGAAGAAGGATCGAGGTCCAGCCGATGAAGGGGACCGCAGCCCGGGGGCGGACCGAGGCGGAGGACCGCCGTGCCGCAGCGGCGCTCAAATCCGATCCGAAGAACCGGGCCGAGAACGTGATGATCGTGGACCTGATGCGCAACGACCTTGGGAAAGTGTGCGAGGTCGGTTCCGTGCGCGTCCCCCGTCTCTTCGAGGTGCGCCGGCTTCGCACCTTGCTGCAGATGGTTTCGACCGTTTCGGGGACGCTCCGTCCGGGAGCGACCGTCAGCTCCCTGTTCCACGCGCTCTTCCCGTGCGGCTCCGTCACGGGGGCGCCCAAGATCTCCGCCATGCGGGCACTGCGGCGCCTTGAACCTTCGCCCAGAGGTCCCTACACGGGCGCGATCGGGATCCTGTTGCCGGGCGGGGACATGGCTTTTTCCGTTGCCATCCGGACGGTGACCCTGCGGAACGGCCGTGCCAGGGCGGGCGCTGGCGGCGGAATCGTCTGGGACTCCGACCCCCGGGAGGAGTTCCGGGAAGCGTGTCTCAAAGGAAAGTATCTGTCGGGGACGCCCGTCTCGTTCCAACTGATCGAATCGTTCCTCTGGTCTTCCGGAACGGGGTTCCGGTTCCTCCCGGGTCATCTCCGGCGACTCGCCTCCTCCGCACGATACTTCGGCTTCCGGTTTCGCGAGGAGACCGTCCGGTCGGCCCTGCGTTCCGCCCTTCTGAAGGAAGCGCCCGCAAGCCCGCAAAAAGTTCGACTCCTCCTCGCGCGGAACGGCGAAGTGAGCGTTGAGATATCCCCGATCGCCACGATCCTGAAGGAGACGGGGCCGGCCCGCGTGACGCTTTCGAAGGTCATCGTCTCGTCCCGGGATCCGTTTGTGCGCCACAAGACGACACACCGGGGGTGGCGCGACGACGCGTTGCGCGAGGCGAGGGCCGACGGATTCGACGAGGTGATCTTCCTGAACGAACGCGGGGAGGTCACCGGGGGGGCCATCACGAACCTCTTCGTCGAGGCGGCCGGCGGGCTCCTGACGCCCCCGGCGGCGTGCGGACTGCTGGAAGGGATACGGCGCCGCCGCGTGCTGGCCGACCGGTCCGTGAGGGCGTCCGAGCGGATTCTCTACCCGGAGGATTTACGAACGTGTCGACGGATCCTGCTCACCAATTCCGTCCGGGGGATGATGCCCGCGGTGCTGGATGCCGACGGGGGATCGTAG
- a CDS encoding dehydratase, whose protein sequence is MIVRCGGGMGKRYWDDLTEGERFTCGPLAFDRDAMIAFGKEYDPWPFHVDEEAAGRSIFGGVIASALHTISACTRVVVEANGEIAILSGLGIDEIRAFHPVRPGDVLTVEGCWDGLRRSRRTPDRGIAGLKCKVVNQRGETVLEYGYRYLVACRPEP, encoded by the coding sequence ATGATCGTGAGGTGTGGAGGCGGCATGGGGAAGAGGTACTGGGACGATTTGACGGAGGGGGAACGTTTCACGTGCGGTCCCTTGGCGTTCGACCGCGATGCGATGATCGCCTTCGGGAAGGAGTACGACCCGTGGCCGTTCCACGTCGACGAGGAAGCGGCCGGCCGGTCGATCTTCGGGGGGGTGATCGCGTCCGCCCTGCACACGATTTCGGCCTGCACGCGGGTCGTGGTGGAAGCGAACGGGGAGATCGCGATCCTGTCGGGCCTGGGGATCGACGAGATCCGCGCGTTCCACCCGGTGCGCCCGGGCGACGTCCTGACGGTCGAGGGGTGCTGGGACGGCCTCCGACGATCCCGGCGAACGCCGGACCGGGGGATCGCCGGATTGAAGTGCAAGGTCGTGAACCAGCGTGGCGAGACCGTGCTCGAATACGGGTATCGCTACCTCGTCGCTTGCCGGCCGGAACCCTGA
- a CDS encoding DNA-3-methyladenine glycosylase I, with product MKRCEWAGRSELERAYHDKEWGVPVHDDRRLFEFLILEGAQAGLSWSTVLKKREGYRKAFGNFDVRVVSGFSEEDVSTLLADPGIIRNRLKIRAAVDNAKAFLRVQEEFGRFDDYIWRFVDGVPVRNAWSRMTEIPCSTPASDAMSEDLRNRGFKFVGSTICYAFMQAVGMVNDHVVECFRYANPAR from the coding sequence ATGAAACGTTGCGAATGGGCCGGCAGGAGCGAGCTCGAGCGGGCCTATCACGACAAGGAATGGGGTGTGCCGGTTCACGACGACAGGCGCCTGTTCGAGTTTTTAATCCTGGAAGGCGCGCAGGCCGGATTGAGCTGGTCCACCGTCCTCAAGAAACGGGAGGGGTACAGGAAAGCCTTCGGAAATTTCGATGTCAGGGTGGTTTCCGGGTTCTCGGAGGAGGATGTATCGACGTTGCTTGCCGACCCCGGGATCATCAGAAACAGACTCAAGATCCGCGCGGCCGTCGACAACGCAAAGGCGTTCCTGAGGGTGCAGGAAGAATTCGGAAGGTTCGACGATTACATCTGGCGGTTCGTCGACGGGGTTCCTGTCCGGAACGCATGGAGCAGGATGACGGAGATACCGTGCAGCACCCCCGCGTCCGACGCCATGAGCGAAGATTTACGCAATAGAGGGTTCAAGTTCGTTGGATCGACGATCTGTTACGCGTTCATGCAGGCGGTCGGCATGGTAAACGATCATGTCGTGGAATGTTTCAGGTACGCGAATCCCGCGAGGTAG
- a CDS encoding RlmE family RNA methyltransferase, whose amino-acid sequence MVRMYDRKDAYYRQAKKEGYRSRAAYKLAQIAAKEKAVRPGDRVIDAGAAPGGWSQILLGMVGGKGKIAAVDLLPMATLPGENFRFWQRDLTDPALPAELLEFLGGKADAVVSDAAPNTTGSSFTDQARSADLVRAVFGLARETLRDGGSFLAKIFGGAEADAVFRELKPFFADLRRLRPEATRKESFELYFLGKGYKATSRDSRT is encoded by the coding sequence ATGGTGCGCATGTACGACCGGAAAGACGCGTACTACCGGCAGGCGAAGAAGGAAGGGTACCGTTCCCGGGCGGCGTACAAACTCGCCCAGATCGCCGCGAAGGAGAAGGCGGTTCGCCCCGGGGACCGGGTGATCGACGCGGGAGCCGCGCCCGGCGGATGGAGCCAGATCCTCCTCGGCATGGTGGGCGGCAAGGGGAAAATCGCCGCCGTCGATCTCCTTCCGATGGCGACGCTGCCCGGGGAGAACTTCCGCTTCTGGCAACGGGACCTGACCGACCCCGCCCTGCCGGCCGAGCTCCTCGAATTCCTCGGGGGGAAGGCCGACGCGGTCGTCTCGGACGCCGCCCCCAACACGACCGGATCCTCCTTCACCGACCAGGCGCGCTCCGCGGATCTGGTCCGGGCCGTCTTCGGCCTTGCGCGGGAGACGCTCCGAGACGGCGGGAGCTTCCTCGCCAAGATCTTCGGGGGCGCGGAAGCCGACGCGGTCTTCCGGGAACTGAAGCCGTTCTTCGCGGATCTTCGCCGCTTGCGCCCCGAGGCGACGCGCAAGGAGTCGTTCGAACTCTACTTCCTGGGGAAAGGGTACAAAGCTACCTCGCGGGATTCGCGTACCTGA
- a CDS encoding polyprenyl synthetase family protein translates to MPRRRAIIDIDGVFRYLNRDLRTVERALVSRLASPVPLIPVVGKHITLSGGKRVRPAILLLTADACGYRGPRRTVMSVVTEYMHTAALLHDDVVDTGTVRRGKPSANVVFGNSVSVLVGDFLFARASQLMTDDGDIDVLGIYARTLVHLSEGEVLQLMKTRDAGITEEEYLTVVFCKTASLIAAAAETGAVLAGAAPAMRRAMFAFGKAVGIAFQLVDDILDFTGTEKSLGKRPLQDLREGKVTLPLLHALREAGSADRERARRALAKREPGDRDVAFLAGLVARHDGIGYATSRAREYVRRGKRSLSGLPDSPARSALIALSDYVTSRTR, encoded by the coding sequence GTGCCCCGAAGGAGAGCGATCATCGACATCGACGGCGTCTTCCGCTACCTGAACCGGGACCTTCGCACGGTCGAGCGTGCGCTCGTCTCCCGTCTGGCCTCCCCCGTTCCGCTCATCCCCGTCGTCGGAAAGCACATCACCCTGTCCGGCGGGAAGCGGGTCCGCCCGGCGATCCTGCTCCTGACCGCGGATGCGTGCGGCTACCGGGGCCCACGGAGGACCGTGATGTCCGTGGTGACGGAGTACATGCACACGGCGGCCCTCCTGCACGACGACGTGGTCGACACCGGGACGGTACGCCGCGGCAAACCGTCGGCCAACGTCGTGTTCGGCAACTCCGTGAGCGTTCTCGTGGGCGACTTCCTCTTCGCACGCGCTTCCCAGTTGATGACGGACGACGGAGACATCGACGTCCTCGGGATCTACGCGCGGACCCTGGTCCACCTCTCGGAAGGGGAGGTGCTTCAACTGATGAAGACGCGCGACGCGGGGATCACGGAGGAGGAGTACCTGACCGTCGTCTTCTGCAAGACCGCGTCGCTCATCGCCGCCGCCGCCGAAACCGGGGCGGTGCTCGCAGGGGCCGCCCCCGCGATGCGCAGGGCGATGTTCGCGTTCGGGAAAGCCGTCGGGATCGCCTTCCAGCTGGTCGACGACATCCTCGACTTCACGGGGACGGAGAAGTCGCTGGGGAAGCGCCCTCTGCAGGATCTGCGGGAGGGGAAGGTGACGCTTCCGCTCCTGCACGCGCTGCGCGAGGCGGGGTCCGCGGACCGCGAGCGGGCGCGGCGCGCCCTCGCGAAGAGGGAGCCCGGGGACCGCGACGTCGCCTTCCTCGCCGGCCTGGTGGCCCGCCACGACGGGATCGGGTACGCGACCTCCCGGGCGAGGGAGTACGTCCGGCGCGGGAAGCGGTCCCTCTCCGGCCTGCCCGACTCGCCGGCCCGGTCCGCCCTGATCGCCCTGTCCGACTACGTCACCTCCCGGACCCGTTGA
- a CDS encoding type II secretion system protein GspG — MRERNEKGFTLIEVVVVVAVIAILAAVLTPYITKYIDDSKIAKARNEVQVIAAGVTNAYKDLGRWPNRNTAVADYGGLYTGATTPAAAFFGAATGWAAPGALWNSLDTHLVTNGHTYPATGDAKWSGPYAATLPVDPWGRPYVINAANFTSVVVPPIPVWVLSAGPNGIVETNIAAATTVTGGDDIGFRVR; from the coding sequence ATGCGCGAACGGAACGAGAAGGGGTTCACGCTGATCGAGGTGGTCGTGGTGGTGGCGGTGATCGCCATCCTGGCTGCGGTCCTGACGCCGTACATCACGAAGTACATCGACGATTCGAAGATCGCCAAGGCACGCAACGAGGTGCAGGTGATCGCGGCGGGCGTCACCAACGCCTACAAGGACCTGGGCCGCTGGCCGAACCGGAATACGGCCGTGGCGGATTACGGCGGGCTCTACACGGGCGCCACCACGCCGGCGGCGGCCTTCTTCGGGGCGGCCACCGGCTGGGCCGCGCCCGGCGCTCTGTGGAATTCCCTGGACACCCACCTCGTCACGAACGGCCACACATACCCCGCGACCGGAGACGCGAAGTGGTCGGGGCCCTATGCGGCCACGTTGCCCGTAGACCCGTGGGGAAGGCCGTACGTCATCAACGCCGCGAATTTCACGTCGGTGGTTGTGCCCCCCATCCCGGTCTGGGTCCTTTCCGCGGGTCCGAACGGCATTGTCGAGACCAACATCGCCGCCGCCACGACCGTGACGGGAGGCGACGACATCGGGTTCCGTGTACGATAA
- the tadA gene encoding Flp pilus assembly complex ATPase component TadA, which produces MTTAAGDAKAPPRRKLLGERLIDAGLVTPDQLDLALREQKRTGERIGEILINLGFVAQEQISAVLASQAGVNFVQLDNYLIEPAALKCVPESLARRHKLIPILLEPPKLTVALANVFDVLAIDEVQRITGYVVDVVSATESSVLTAIDQYYTGGVSIEEIVQKSIRQVEAGRLSEADLAAGAPIIRLVDQIFLSGVQDGATDIHMEPEERVFRIRFRVDGKLRMGPSLPKMLQPAVTARVKILSSMNIAETRQPQDGKINFYVGKRKIDLRVSTLPTVHGENLVLRVLDKSKLVLGLESLGFDETTLARFRRLVESRNGIITVCGPTGSGKTTTLYSALSYINGLDRSIVTLEDPVEYELPIIRQCQINVKAGLTFASGLRSILRHDPDVILVGEMRDGETVELAVRSALTGHLVFSTLHTNDASGAVPRLINMGQEPFLVASSLRAVIGQALIRLNCTACRETYTPSSETIERAGLPTESIHGTFLRGAGCAQCGQTGFRGRIGVYELMEVTPAIARLIMKRANSQDLLEAAMSEGMTTMRQDGVAKAMRGLTTLEEVVQLT; this is translated from the coding sequence ATGACGACCGCGGCAGGGGACGCGAAGGCGCCGCCCCGCCGGAAGTTGCTCGGCGAGCGGCTGATCGACGCGGGGCTCGTCACCCCCGACCAGCTGGACCTCGCCCTGCGCGAGCAAAAGCGCACCGGGGAGCGGATCGGGGAGATCCTGATCAACCTGGGCTTCGTCGCCCAGGAGCAGATCTCCGCGGTCCTCGCTTCCCAGGCCGGCGTCAACTTCGTCCAGCTCGACAACTACCTGATCGAGCCCGCGGCGCTGAAATGCGTCCCCGAAAGCCTGGCCCGCCGCCACAAGCTGATCCCGATCCTCCTCGAACCGCCGAAATTGACGGTCGCTCTCGCCAACGTCTTCGACGTCCTGGCGATCGACGAGGTCCAGCGGATCACCGGGTATGTGGTCGACGTCGTCTCGGCCACCGAGAGCAGCGTCCTTACCGCGATCGACCAGTATTACACCGGCGGCGTCTCCATCGAGGAGATCGTCCAGAAATCGATCCGGCAGGTGGAGGCCGGCCGTCTCTCCGAAGCGGATCTCGCGGCGGGAGCGCCGATCATCCGGCTCGTCGACCAGATCTTTCTGAGCGGCGTGCAGGACGGGGCGACGGACATCCACATGGAGCCCGAGGAGCGGGTATTCCGGATCCGGTTCCGTGTCGACGGAAAGCTCCGGATGGGGCCGTCCCTCCCCAAGATGCTGCAGCCGGCCGTCACCGCCCGCGTGAAGATCCTCTCCTCGATGAACATCGCCGAGACGCGGCAGCCCCAGGACGGCAAGATCAACTTCTATGTCGGCAAGCGGAAGATCGACCTGCGCGTCTCGACGCTCCCCACGGTGCACGGGGAAAACCTCGTCCTGCGGGTGCTCGACAAGTCGAAGCTGGTTCTCGGCCTGGAGTCCCTCGGATTCGACGAGACGACCCTTGCGCGCTTCCGGCGGCTCGTAGAGAGCCGCAACGGGATCATCACGGTGTGCGGGCCGACGGGCTCCGGCAAGACGACGACGCTCTACTCCGCTCTCTCCTACATCAACGGCCTCGACCGGAGCATCGTTACGCTCGAGGACCCGGTCGAATACGAGCTTCCGATCATCCGGCAGTGCCAGATCAACGTGAAGGCGGGGCTCACCTTCGCCTCCGGGCTCCGGTCGATCCTGCGGCACGACCCCGACGTCATCCTCGTCGGCGAGATGCGGGACGGCGAGACGGTCGAGCTTGCCGTCCGGTCGGCCTTGACCGGGCACCTCGTCTTCTCGACGCTCCACACGAACGACGCGTCGGGCGCGGTTCCGCGGCTGATCAACATGGGGCAGGAGCCGTTCCTGGTGGCGTCGTCGCTGCGGGCGGTCATCGGCCAGGCGCTGATCCGTCTCAACTGCACGGCGTGCAGGGAGACGTACACCCCCTCGTCGGAGACGATCGAACGGGCGGGGCTGCCGACCGAGTCGATCCACGGGACGTTCCTTCGGGGGGCGGGGTGCGCCCAGTGCGGGCAGACCGGGTTCCGGGGGCGCATCGGCGTCTACGAGTTGATGGAGGTGACGCCCGCGATCGCGCGCCTGATCATGAAGCGGGCCAACAGCCAGGATCTGCTCGAGGCGGCGATGTCGGAGGGGATGACGACGATGCGGCAGGACGGGGTCGCCAAGGCGATGCGCGGACTGACCACGCTCGAGGAAGTGGTGCAGCTGACCTGA
- a CDS encoding type II secretion system F family protein, producing the protein MGRYDYNAVDDYGRKVRGTLSSPDEKSLRDQLAAMGMHLVSSRQVSESSGAGLFRKKIKRADLIDFTYHLKTLLGAGVSLVIGLSDVAEQSTNPEFREVLRDIRRNVQSGATLSAAFALHPDVFPEVFVSIMRAGEVTGNMDGALSDLHRFLTWQEELGKTIRQATYYPMTVVGMVSGLIVLLFTFVFPRFLSIFKGAAIDLPLPTRVVIAISEFFRDYGLYALAVLVLCVVALRMYGRTEAGRLRVDGWMLKIPLVGEVIRAIEMSQFSHFTASLFRAGVEMTQTLAVVEKVMGNRVLAAVVRQAREELIAGGGLSVALRKSGEFPPMVLRMVSAGESSGNLDDTLDNVSAYYDREVPAIVKKTFAILEPAMTILLALVVLGAALSFFLALYKMVGSMGAGK; encoded by the coding sequence ATGGGCCGATACGACTACAACGCGGTGGACGACTACGGGCGCAAGGTCCGCGGGACGTTGTCATCCCCGGACGAGAAATCCCTGCGGGATCAACTGGCGGCGATGGGGATGCACCTGGTCTCCAGCCGGCAGGTGTCCGAGAGCAGCGGAGCGGGGCTCTTCCGGAAGAAGATCAAGCGGGCCGATCTGATCGACTTCACCTACCACCTCAAGACGCTCCTCGGCGCGGGGGTTTCGCTGGTCATCGGCCTCTCGGACGTCGCCGAGCAGTCCACCAACCCGGAGTTCCGCGAGGTGCTGCGGGACATACGCCGCAACGTCCAGTCCGGAGCGACCCTTTCCGCGGCGTTCGCGCTGCACCCGGACGTTTTTCCCGAGGTCTTCGTCTCCATCATGCGCGCGGGCGAGGTGACGGGGAACATGGACGGGGCGCTCTCCGACCTCCACCGGTTCCTCACGTGGCAGGAGGAGCTCGGCAAGACGATCCGGCAGGCGACGTATTACCCGATGACGGTCGTCGGCATGGTCTCGGGGCTCATCGTCCTGCTCTTCACCTTCGTCTTCCCCCGGTTCCTCTCCATCTTCAAGGGGGCGGCGATCGATCTTCCGCTCCCCACGCGCGTCGTGATCGCGATCAGCGAGTTCTTCCGGGACTACGGCCTGTACGCGCTCGCCGTCCTCGTTCTCTGCGTCGTCGCGCTGCGGATGTACGGGCGGACCGAGGCCGGGCGGCTTCGGGTGGACGGCTGGATGCTGAAGATCCCCCTCGTCGGCGAGGTGATCCGGGCGATCGAGATGAGCCAGTTCAGCCACTTCACCGCGTCCCTCTTCCGGGCGGGGGTCGAGATGACGCAGACCCTTGCCGTCGTGGAGAAGGTGATGGGGAACCGGGTGCTCGCGGCGGTGGTCCGGCAGGCGCGCGAGGAGTTGATCGCGGGGGGCGGGCTCTCCGTCGCGCTGCGGAAATCGGGCGAGTTCCCCCCGATGGTCCTGCGGATGGTCTCGGCCGGAGAGTCGTCGGGAAACCTCGACGACACCCTCGACAACGTCTCCGCGTATTACGACCGGGAAGTGCCGGCGATCGTGAAGAAGACGTTCGCCATCCTCGAGCCCGCGATGACGATCCTCCTGGCGCTCGTCGTCCTCGGGGCGGCGCTGTCGTTCTTCCTCGCTCTCTACAAGATGGTCGGGTCGATGGGGGCGGGGAAATGA